In Jaculus jaculus isolate mJacJac1 chromosome 11, mJacJac1.mat.Y.cur, whole genome shotgun sequence, the following proteins share a genomic window:
- the Dgkq gene encoding diacylglycerol kinase theta isoform X4: MDTRTISPPQDIYHHHWREGNLPSGARCEVCRKTCGSSDVLAGVRCEWCGVQAHSVCSTALAPECTFGRLRSMILPPACVRLLSRNFSKMHCFRIPETITLELGDGDEGLDGSATTGAGREVLAATESSKQILKVFDGNDSMRKNQFRLVTVSRLARNEEVLEAALRAYHVSEDPRDFELQALPLSSIAGDAQALGKAGNGGTTDEETNRSSGPRDSMPEAWVIRSLPRAQEILKIYPGWLKVGVAYVSIRVTPQSIARTVVQEVLPLFGRQAEDPESFQLVEVLMGSRQVQRTVLVDEEPLLDRLWDIRQTSVRQVSQTRFYIAESKPMAPHVSLFVGGLPPGLSPQDYSNLLHEAMATKAAVVSVSHVYSLQGAVVLDVTCFAEAERLYMLVRDTAVHGRPLTALVLPDVLHTKLPSDCCPLLVFVNPKSGGLKGRDLLYSFRKLLNPHQVFELTNGGPLPGFHMFSQVPCFRVLVCGGDGTVGWVLTALEETRHHLACPEPSVAILPLGTGNDLGRVLRWGAGYSGEDPFSMLVSVDEADSVLMDRWTILLDARETGSMENSVVDTEPPKIVQMSNYCGIGIDAELSLDFHLAREEEPGKFTSRFHNKGVYVRVGLQKISHSRSLHKEIRLQVEQQEVELPSIEGLIFINIPSWGSGADLWGSDSDSRFEKPRMDDGLLEVVGVTGVMHMGQVQGGLRSGIRIAQGSYFRVTLLKAIPVQVDGEPWVQAPGHMIISAAGPKVHMLRKAKQKPKKAGAIKDTRVDNLPVPEGNTK; this comes from the exons ATGGACACCAGGACTAT CTCCCCTCCCCAGGACATATACCACCATCACTGGCGGGAGGGAAACCTGCCTTCTGGCGCACGCTGTGAAGTCTGCAGGAAGACTTGTGGCTCCTCGGATGTGTTGGCTGGTGTGCGCTGCGAGTGGTGTGGTGTACAG GCCCACTCAGTGTGCTCTACAGCGCTTGCCCCTGAGTGCACATTTGGGCGTCTGCGTTCCATGATCCTGCCTCCTGCATGTGTGCGCCTGCTGTCCCGCAACTTCAGCAAGATGCATTGCTTCCGAATACCTGAGACCATAACCCTGGAGCTTG GTGATGGGGATGAAGGCCTAGATGGAAGTGCTACCACAGGTGCAGGCAGAGAGGTGCTGGCAGCTACAGAATCAA gtaaaCAGATCCTGAAGGTCTTTGATGGTAATGACTCCATGAGGAAAAATCAGTTCCGCCTGGTCACAGTGTCCCGCCTGGCCAGGAATGAGGAGGTGCTG GAGGCAGCACTGCGAGCCTACCATGTCAGTGAGGACCCTAGGGACTTTGAACTTCAAGCACTGCCCCTGTCCTCAATAGCTGGTGATGCCCAGGCCTTGGGGAAGGCTGGGAATGGTGGGACCACTGACGAAGAGACCAACAGAAGCTCTGGGCCCAGAGATTCCATGCCTGAGGCCTGGGTCATCCGCTCTTTGCCCCGTGCTCAGGAGATTTTGAAGATCTACCCTGGCTGGCTTAA GGTGGGTGTAGCCTACGTGTCCATCCGTGTGACCCCACAGAGCATAGCACGGACAGTGGTGCAAGAGGTCCTCCCACTGTTTGGACGCCAG GCTGAGGATCCAGAGAGCTTCCAGCTGGTTGAGGTGCTCATGGGCAGCAGGCAAG TCCAGCGGACAGTGCTCGTGGATGAGGAGCCCCTGCTAGACCGGCTTTGGGACATCCGACAG ACATCTGTGCGTCAGGTGAGCCAGACGCGGTTCTACATTGCTGAGAGCAAGCCCATGGCCCCACATGTCTCCCTGTTCGTGGGTGGCCTGCCTCCTGGCCTGTCCCCTCAGGACTACAGCAACCTGCTGCATGAGGCTATGGCCACCAAAG CTGCTGTGGTGTCCGTGAGTCATGTCTACTCCTTACAAG GTGCGGTGGTTCTGGATGTCACTTGTTTCGCAGAGGCTGAACGGCTATACATGCTGGTCAGGGACACAGCGGTGCATGGCCGGCCACTGACTGCACTGGTGCTTCCAGATGTACTG CACACGAAGCTGCCCTCTGACTGCTGTCCCCTCCTCGTGTTTGTGAACCCCAAGAGTGGGGGCCTCAAGGGCAGAGACCTGCTCTACAGTTTCCGGAAGCTGTTAAACCCACATCAGGTCTTTGAGCTGACTAACGGGGGACCTCTTCCTGG GTTCCACATGTTTTCCCAGGTGCCTTGTTTTCGGGTGCTGGTATGTGGTGGGGATGGCACTGTGGGCTGGGTGCTCACTGCCCTAGAGGAGACAAGGCACCATCTTGCTTGCCCGGAGCCATCTGTGGCCATCCTACCTCTGGGAACAG GGAATGACCTTGGCCGAGTCCTCCGCTGGGGGGCAGGCTATAGTGGTGAGGACCCATTCTCCATGTTGGTGTCTGTGGATGAGGCTGATTCTGTGCTTATGGACCGCTGGACCATTCTCCTGGATGCCCGTGAGACTGGTAGTATGGAGAACAGTGTGGTGGACACAGAGCCCCCCAAG ATTGTTCAGATGAGTAACTACTGTGGCATTGGTATCGACGCAGAGCTCAGCCTAGACTTCCACCTGGCACGGGAGGAGGAGCCTGGCAAGTTCACAAGCAG GTTCCACAACAAgggtgtgtatgtgcgtgtaggGCTGCAGAAGATCAGCCACTCTCGCAGCCTGCATAAAGAGATCCGACTGCAGGTGGAGCAACAGGAAGTGGAGCTGCCCAGTATTGAGGGCCTCATCTTCATCAACATCCCCAG CTGGGGTTCAGGGGCTGACCTGTGGGGCTCTGACAGTGACTCAAGATTTGAGAAACCGCGCATGGACGACGGGCTTTTGGAGGTGGTGGGTGTGACAGGTGTCATGCACATG GGACAGGTACAGGGTGGGTTGCGCTCAGGAATCCGCATCGCCCAGGGCTCCTACTTCCGTGTCACTCTCCTCAAGGCTATTCCAGTGCAGGTGGatggtgagccctgggttcaggcCCCGGGGCACATGATCATCTCTGCTGCTGGCCCTAAG GTTCACATGCTGAGGAAAGCCAAGCAGAAGCCCAAGAAGGCTGGAGCCATCAAAGATACCCGAGTGGACAACTTGCCTGTTCCTGAGGGCAACACTAAGTAG
- the Dgkq gene encoding diacylglycerol kinase theta isoform X1, translating into MAAAAEPGAQAWRASGSPSPGSPACSPVLGAGGRAHLKLERAGGHATPGHSFRKVTLTKPTFCHLCSDFIWGLAGFLCDVCNFMSHEKCLKQVKTPCTSIAASLIRVPVAHCFGPLGLYKRKFCAVCRKGLEAPAFRCEVCELHVHPDCVPFACSDCRQCHQDGHQDYDIYHHHWREGNLPSGARCEVCRKTCGSSDVLAGVRCEWCGVQAHSVCSTALAPECTFGRLRSMILPPACVRLLSRNFSKMHCFRIPETITLELGDGDEGLDGSATTGAGREVLAATESSKQILKVFDGNDSMRKNQFRLVTVSRLARNEEVLEAALRAYHVSEDPRDFELQALPLSSIAGDAQALGKAGNGGTTDEETNRSSGPRDSMPEAWVIRSLPRAQEILKIYPGWLKVGVAYVSIRVTPQSIARTVVQEVLPLFGRQAEDPESFQLVEVLMGSRQVQRTVLVDEEPLLDRLWDIRQTSVRQVSQTRFYIAESKPMAPHVSLFVGGLPPGLSPQDYSNLLHEAMATKAAVVSVSHVYSLQGAVVLDVTCFAEAERLYMLVRDTAVHGRPLTALVLPDVLHTKLPSDCCPLLVFVNPKSGGLKGRDLLYSFRKLLNPHQVFELTNGGPLPGFHMFSQVPCFRVLVCGGDGTVGWVLTALEETRHHLACPEPSVAILPLGTGNDLGRVLRWGAGYSGEDPFSMLVSVDEADSVLMDRWTILLDARETGSMENSVVDTEPPKIVQMSNYCGIGIDAELSLDFHLAREEEPGKFTSRFHNKGVYVRVGLQKISHSRSLHKEIRLQVEQQEVELPSIEGLIFINIPSWGSGADLWGSDSDSRFEKPRMDDGLLEVVGVTGVMHMGQVQGGLRSGIRIAQGSYFRVTLLKAIPVQVDGEPWVQAPGHMIISAAGPKVHMLRKAKQKPKKAGAIKDTRVDNLPVPEGNTK; encoded by the exons ATGGCCGCGGCAGCCGAGCCCGGGGCCCAGGCCTGGCGGGCCAGCGGCTCCCCGAGCCCCGGCAGCCCGGCCTGCAGCCCGGTGTTGGGCGCCGGAGGCCGCGCACATCTGAAGCTAGAGCGGGCGGGTGGCCACGCTACGCCGGGCCATAGCTTCCGCAAGGTGACGCTCACCAAGCCCACCTTCTGCCACCTCTGCTCCGACTTCATCTGGGGTCTGGCTGGCTTCCTGTGCGACG TCTGCAACTTCATGTCCCATGAGAAATGCCTGAAGCAGGTGAAGACCCCATGCACGAGCATCGCGGCCAGCCTAATAAGG GTCCCTGTAGCCCACTGCTTTGGGCCCCTTGGGCTCTACAAGCGCAAGTTCTGTGCAGTCTGCCGCAAGGGCCTGGAGGCACCCGCGTTCCGGTGTGAAG TGTGTGAGCTGCACGTTCACCCCGACTGTGTGCCCTTCGCCTGCAGCGACTGCCGTCAGTGCCATCAGGATGGACACCAGGACTAT GACATATACCACCATCACTGGCGGGAGGGAAACCTGCCTTCTGGCGCACGCTGTGAAGTCTGCAGGAAGACTTGTGGCTCCTCGGATGTGTTGGCTGGTGTGCGCTGCGAGTGGTGTGGTGTACAG GCCCACTCAGTGTGCTCTACAGCGCTTGCCCCTGAGTGCACATTTGGGCGTCTGCGTTCCATGATCCTGCCTCCTGCATGTGTGCGCCTGCTGTCCCGCAACTTCAGCAAGATGCATTGCTTCCGAATACCTGAGACCATAACCCTGGAGCTTG GTGATGGGGATGAAGGCCTAGATGGAAGTGCTACCACAGGTGCAGGCAGAGAGGTGCTGGCAGCTACAGAATCAA gtaaaCAGATCCTGAAGGTCTTTGATGGTAATGACTCCATGAGGAAAAATCAGTTCCGCCTGGTCACAGTGTCCCGCCTGGCCAGGAATGAGGAGGTGCTG GAGGCAGCACTGCGAGCCTACCATGTCAGTGAGGACCCTAGGGACTTTGAACTTCAAGCACTGCCCCTGTCCTCAATAGCTGGTGATGCCCAGGCCTTGGGGAAGGCTGGGAATGGTGGGACCACTGACGAAGAGACCAACAGAAGCTCTGGGCCCAGAGATTCCATGCCTGAGGCCTGGGTCATCCGCTCTTTGCCCCGTGCTCAGGAGATTTTGAAGATCTACCCTGGCTGGCTTAA GGTGGGTGTAGCCTACGTGTCCATCCGTGTGACCCCACAGAGCATAGCACGGACAGTGGTGCAAGAGGTCCTCCCACTGTTTGGACGCCAG GCTGAGGATCCAGAGAGCTTCCAGCTGGTTGAGGTGCTCATGGGCAGCAGGCAAG TCCAGCGGACAGTGCTCGTGGATGAGGAGCCCCTGCTAGACCGGCTTTGGGACATCCGACAG ACATCTGTGCGTCAGGTGAGCCAGACGCGGTTCTACATTGCTGAGAGCAAGCCCATGGCCCCACATGTCTCCCTGTTCGTGGGTGGCCTGCCTCCTGGCCTGTCCCCTCAGGACTACAGCAACCTGCTGCATGAGGCTATGGCCACCAAAG CTGCTGTGGTGTCCGTGAGTCATGTCTACTCCTTACAAG GTGCGGTGGTTCTGGATGTCACTTGTTTCGCAGAGGCTGAACGGCTATACATGCTGGTCAGGGACACAGCGGTGCATGGCCGGCCACTGACTGCACTGGTGCTTCCAGATGTACTG CACACGAAGCTGCCCTCTGACTGCTGTCCCCTCCTCGTGTTTGTGAACCCCAAGAGTGGGGGCCTCAAGGGCAGAGACCTGCTCTACAGTTTCCGGAAGCTGTTAAACCCACATCAGGTCTTTGAGCTGACTAACGGGGGACCTCTTCCTGG GTTCCACATGTTTTCCCAGGTGCCTTGTTTTCGGGTGCTGGTATGTGGTGGGGATGGCACTGTGGGCTGGGTGCTCACTGCCCTAGAGGAGACAAGGCACCATCTTGCTTGCCCGGAGCCATCTGTGGCCATCCTACCTCTGGGAACAG GGAATGACCTTGGCCGAGTCCTCCGCTGGGGGGCAGGCTATAGTGGTGAGGACCCATTCTCCATGTTGGTGTCTGTGGATGAGGCTGATTCTGTGCTTATGGACCGCTGGACCATTCTCCTGGATGCCCGTGAGACTGGTAGTATGGAGAACAGTGTGGTGGACACAGAGCCCCCCAAG ATTGTTCAGATGAGTAACTACTGTGGCATTGGTATCGACGCAGAGCTCAGCCTAGACTTCCACCTGGCACGGGAGGAGGAGCCTGGCAAGTTCACAAGCAG GTTCCACAACAAgggtgtgtatgtgcgtgtaggGCTGCAGAAGATCAGCCACTCTCGCAGCCTGCATAAAGAGATCCGACTGCAGGTGGAGCAACAGGAAGTGGAGCTGCCCAGTATTGAGGGCCTCATCTTCATCAACATCCCCAG CTGGGGTTCAGGGGCTGACCTGTGGGGCTCTGACAGTGACTCAAGATTTGAGAAACCGCGCATGGACGACGGGCTTTTGGAGGTGGTGGGTGTGACAGGTGTCATGCACATG GGACAGGTACAGGGTGGGTTGCGCTCAGGAATCCGCATCGCCCAGGGCTCCTACTTCCGTGTCACTCTCCTCAAGGCTATTCCAGTGCAGGTGGatggtgagccctgggttcaggcCCCGGGGCACATGATCATCTCTGCTGCTGGCCCTAAG GTTCACATGCTGAGGAAAGCCAAGCAGAAGCCCAAGAAGGCTGGAGCCATCAAAGATACCCGAGTGGACAACTTGCCTGTTCCTGAGGGCAACACTAAGTAG
- the Dgkq gene encoding diacylglycerol kinase theta isoform X2 yields MAAAAEPGAQAWRASGSPSPGSPACSPVLGAGGRAHLKLERAGGHATPGHSFRKVTLTKPTFCHLCSDFIWGLAGFLCDVCNFMSHEKCLKQVKTPCTSIAASLIRVPVAHCFGPLGLYKRKFCAVCRKGLEAPAFRCEVCELHVHPDCVPFACSDCRQCHQDGHQDYDIYHHHWREGNLPSGARCEVCRKTCGSSDVLAGVRCEWCGVQAHSVCSTALAPECTFGRLRSMILPPACVRLLSRNFSKMHCFRIPETITLELGDGDEGLDGSATTGAGREVLAATESSKQILKVFDGNDSMRKNQFRLVTVSRLARNEEVLEAALRAYHVSEDPRDFELQALPLSSIAGDAQALGKAGNGGTTDEETNRSSGPRDSMPEAWVIRSLPRAQEILKIYPGWLKVGVAYVSIRVTPQSIARTVVQEVLPLFGRQAEDPESFQLVEVLMGSRQVQRTVLVDEEPLLDRLWDIRQTSVRQVSQTRFYIAESKPMAPHVSLFVGGLPPGLSPQDYSNLLHEAMATKAAVVSVSHVYSLQGAVVLDVTCFAEAERLYMLVRDTAVHGRPLTALVLPDVLHTKLPSDCCPLLVFVNPKSGGLKGRDLLYSFRKLLNPHQVFELTNGGPLPGFHMFSQVPCFRVLVCGGDGTVGWVLTALEETRHHLACPEPSVAILPLGTGNDLGRVLRWGAGYSGEDPFSMLVSVDEADSVLMDRWTILLDARETGSMENSVVDTEPPKIVQMSNYCGIGIDAELSLDFHLAREEEPGKFTSRFHNKGVYVRVGLQKISHSRSLHKEIRLQVEQQEVELPSIEGLIFINIPSWGSGADLWGSDSDSRFEKPRMDDGLLEVVGVTGVMHMVHMLRKAKQKPKKAGAIKDTRVDNLPVPEGNTK; encoded by the exons ATGGCCGCGGCAGCCGAGCCCGGGGCCCAGGCCTGGCGGGCCAGCGGCTCCCCGAGCCCCGGCAGCCCGGCCTGCAGCCCGGTGTTGGGCGCCGGAGGCCGCGCACATCTGAAGCTAGAGCGGGCGGGTGGCCACGCTACGCCGGGCCATAGCTTCCGCAAGGTGACGCTCACCAAGCCCACCTTCTGCCACCTCTGCTCCGACTTCATCTGGGGTCTGGCTGGCTTCCTGTGCGACG TCTGCAACTTCATGTCCCATGAGAAATGCCTGAAGCAGGTGAAGACCCCATGCACGAGCATCGCGGCCAGCCTAATAAGG GTCCCTGTAGCCCACTGCTTTGGGCCCCTTGGGCTCTACAAGCGCAAGTTCTGTGCAGTCTGCCGCAAGGGCCTGGAGGCACCCGCGTTCCGGTGTGAAG TGTGTGAGCTGCACGTTCACCCCGACTGTGTGCCCTTCGCCTGCAGCGACTGCCGTCAGTGCCATCAGGATGGACACCAGGACTAT GACATATACCACCATCACTGGCGGGAGGGAAACCTGCCTTCTGGCGCACGCTGTGAAGTCTGCAGGAAGACTTGTGGCTCCTCGGATGTGTTGGCTGGTGTGCGCTGCGAGTGGTGTGGTGTACAG GCCCACTCAGTGTGCTCTACAGCGCTTGCCCCTGAGTGCACATTTGGGCGTCTGCGTTCCATGATCCTGCCTCCTGCATGTGTGCGCCTGCTGTCCCGCAACTTCAGCAAGATGCATTGCTTCCGAATACCTGAGACCATAACCCTGGAGCTTG GTGATGGGGATGAAGGCCTAGATGGAAGTGCTACCACAGGTGCAGGCAGAGAGGTGCTGGCAGCTACAGAATCAA gtaaaCAGATCCTGAAGGTCTTTGATGGTAATGACTCCATGAGGAAAAATCAGTTCCGCCTGGTCACAGTGTCCCGCCTGGCCAGGAATGAGGAGGTGCTG GAGGCAGCACTGCGAGCCTACCATGTCAGTGAGGACCCTAGGGACTTTGAACTTCAAGCACTGCCCCTGTCCTCAATAGCTGGTGATGCCCAGGCCTTGGGGAAGGCTGGGAATGGTGGGACCACTGACGAAGAGACCAACAGAAGCTCTGGGCCCAGAGATTCCATGCCTGAGGCCTGGGTCATCCGCTCTTTGCCCCGTGCTCAGGAGATTTTGAAGATCTACCCTGGCTGGCTTAA GGTGGGTGTAGCCTACGTGTCCATCCGTGTGACCCCACAGAGCATAGCACGGACAGTGGTGCAAGAGGTCCTCCCACTGTTTGGACGCCAG GCTGAGGATCCAGAGAGCTTCCAGCTGGTTGAGGTGCTCATGGGCAGCAGGCAAG TCCAGCGGACAGTGCTCGTGGATGAGGAGCCCCTGCTAGACCGGCTTTGGGACATCCGACAG ACATCTGTGCGTCAGGTGAGCCAGACGCGGTTCTACATTGCTGAGAGCAAGCCCATGGCCCCACATGTCTCCCTGTTCGTGGGTGGCCTGCCTCCTGGCCTGTCCCCTCAGGACTACAGCAACCTGCTGCATGAGGCTATGGCCACCAAAG CTGCTGTGGTGTCCGTGAGTCATGTCTACTCCTTACAAG GTGCGGTGGTTCTGGATGTCACTTGTTTCGCAGAGGCTGAACGGCTATACATGCTGGTCAGGGACACAGCGGTGCATGGCCGGCCACTGACTGCACTGGTGCTTCCAGATGTACTG CACACGAAGCTGCCCTCTGACTGCTGTCCCCTCCTCGTGTTTGTGAACCCCAAGAGTGGGGGCCTCAAGGGCAGAGACCTGCTCTACAGTTTCCGGAAGCTGTTAAACCCACATCAGGTCTTTGAGCTGACTAACGGGGGACCTCTTCCTGG GTTCCACATGTTTTCCCAGGTGCCTTGTTTTCGGGTGCTGGTATGTGGTGGGGATGGCACTGTGGGCTGGGTGCTCACTGCCCTAGAGGAGACAAGGCACCATCTTGCTTGCCCGGAGCCATCTGTGGCCATCCTACCTCTGGGAACAG GGAATGACCTTGGCCGAGTCCTCCGCTGGGGGGCAGGCTATAGTGGTGAGGACCCATTCTCCATGTTGGTGTCTGTGGATGAGGCTGATTCTGTGCTTATGGACCGCTGGACCATTCTCCTGGATGCCCGTGAGACTGGTAGTATGGAGAACAGTGTGGTGGACACAGAGCCCCCCAAG ATTGTTCAGATGAGTAACTACTGTGGCATTGGTATCGACGCAGAGCTCAGCCTAGACTTCCACCTGGCACGGGAGGAGGAGCCTGGCAAGTTCACAAGCAG GTTCCACAACAAgggtgtgtatgtgcgtgtaggGCTGCAGAAGATCAGCCACTCTCGCAGCCTGCATAAAGAGATCCGACTGCAGGTGGAGCAACAGGAAGTGGAGCTGCCCAGTATTGAGGGCCTCATCTTCATCAACATCCCCAG CTGGGGTTCAGGGGCTGACCTGTGGGGCTCTGACAGTGACTCAAGATTTGAGAAACCGCGCATGGACGACGGGCTTTTGGAGGTGGTGGGTGTGACAGGTGTCATGCACATG GTTCACATGCTGAGGAAAGCCAAGCAGAAGCCCAAGAAGGCTGGAGCCATCAAAGATACCCGAGTGGACAACTTGCCTGTTCCTGAGGGCAACACTAAGTAG
- the Dgkq gene encoding diacylglycerol kinase theta isoform X3, producing MSHEKCLKQVKTPCTSIAASLIRVPVAHCFGPLGLYKRKFCAVCRKGLEAPAFRCEATAVSAIRMDTRTISPPQDIYHHHWREGNLPSGARCEVCRKTCGSSDVLAGVRCEWCGVQAHSVCSTALAPECTFGRLRSMILPPACVRLLSRNFSKMHCFRIPETITLELGDGDEGLDGSATTGAGREVLAATESSKQILKVFDGNDSMRKNQFRLVTVSRLARNEEVLEAALRAYHVSEDPRDFELQALPLSSIAGDAQALGKAGNGGTTDEETNRSSGPRDSMPEAWVIRSLPRAQEILKIYPGWLKVGVAYVSIRVTPQSIARTVVQEVLPLFGRQAEDPESFQLVEVLMGSRQVQRTVLVDEEPLLDRLWDIRQTSVRQVSQTRFYIAESKPMAPHVSLFVGGLPPGLSPQDYSNLLHEAMATKAAVVSVSHVYSLQGAVVLDVTCFAEAERLYMLVRDTAVHGRPLTALVLPDVLHTKLPSDCCPLLVFVNPKSGGLKGRDLLYSFRKLLNPHQVFELTNGGPLPGFHMFSQVPCFRVLVCGGDGTVGWVLTALEETRHHLACPEPSVAILPLGTGNDLGRVLRWGAGYSGEDPFSMLVSVDEADSVLMDRWTILLDARETGSMENSVVDTEPPKIVQMSNYCGIGIDAELSLDFHLAREEEPGKFTSRFHNKGVYVRVGLQKISHSRSLHKEIRLQVEQQEVELPSIEGLIFINIPSWGSGADLWGSDSDSRFEKPRMDDGLLEVVGVTGVMHMGQVQGGLRSGIRIAQGSYFRVTLLKAIPVQVDGEPWVQAPGHMIISAAGPKVHMLRKAKQKPKKAGAIKDTRVDNLPVPEGNTK from the exons ATGTCCCATGAGAAATGCCTGAAGCAGGTGAAGACCCCATGCACGAGCATCGCGGCCAGCCTAATAAGG GTCCCTGTAGCCCACTGCTTTGGGCCCCTTGGGCTCTACAAGCGCAAGTTCTGTGCAGTCTGCCGCAAGGGCCTGGAGGCACCCGCGTTCCGGTGTGAAG CGACTGCCGTCAGTGCCATCAGGATGGACACCAGGACTAT CTCCCCTCCCCAGGACATATACCACCATCACTGGCGGGAGGGAAACCTGCCTTCTGGCGCACGCTGTGAAGTCTGCAGGAAGACTTGTGGCTCCTCGGATGTGTTGGCTGGTGTGCGCTGCGAGTGGTGTGGTGTACAG GCCCACTCAGTGTGCTCTACAGCGCTTGCCCCTGAGTGCACATTTGGGCGTCTGCGTTCCATGATCCTGCCTCCTGCATGTGTGCGCCTGCTGTCCCGCAACTTCAGCAAGATGCATTGCTTCCGAATACCTGAGACCATAACCCTGGAGCTTG GTGATGGGGATGAAGGCCTAGATGGAAGTGCTACCACAGGTGCAGGCAGAGAGGTGCTGGCAGCTACAGAATCAA gtaaaCAGATCCTGAAGGTCTTTGATGGTAATGACTCCATGAGGAAAAATCAGTTCCGCCTGGTCACAGTGTCCCGCCTGGCCAGGAATGAGGAGGTGCTG GAGGCAGCACTGCGAGCCTACCATGTCAGTGAGGACCCTAGGGACTTTGAACTTCAAGCACTGCCCCTGTCCTCAATAGCTGGTGATGCCCAGGCCTTGGGGAAGGCTGGGAATGGTGGGACCACTGACGAAGAGACCAACAGAAGCTCTGGGCCCAGAGATTCCATGCCTGAGGCCTGGGTCATCCGCTCTTTGCCCCGTGCTCAGGAGATTTTGAAGATCTACCCTGGCTGGCTTAA GGTGGGTGTAGCCTACGTGTCCATCCGTGTGACCCCACAGAGCATAGCACGGACAGTGGTGCAAGAGGTCCTCCCACTGTTTGGACGCCAG GCTGAGGATCCAGAGAGCTTCCAGCTGGTTGAGGTGCTCATGGGCAGCAGGCAAG TCCAGCGGACAGTGCTCGTGGATGAGGAGCCCCTGCTAGACCGGCTTTGGGACATCCGACAG ACATCTGTGCGTCAGGTGAGCCAGACGCGGTTCTACATTGCTGAGAGCAAGCCCATGGCCCCACATGTCTCCCTGTTCGTGGGTGGCCTGCCTCCTGGCCTGTCCCCTCAGGACTACAGCAACCTGCTGCATGAGGCTATGGCCACCAAAG CTGCTGTGGTGTCCGTGAGTCATGTCTACTCCTTACAAG GTGCGGTGGTTCTGGATGTCACTTGTTTCGCAGAGGCTGAACGGCTATACATGCTGGTCAGGGACACAGCGGTGCATGGCCGGCCACTGACTGCACTGGTGCTTCCAGATGTACTG CACACGAAGCTGCCCTCTGACTGCTGTCCCCTCCTCGTGTTTGTGAACCCCAAGAGTGGGGGCCTCAAGGGCAGAGACCTGCTCTACAGTTTCCGGAAGCTGTTAAACCCACATCAGGTCTTTGAGCTGACTAACGGGGGACCTCTTCCTGG GTTCCACATGTTTTCCCAGGTGCCTTGTTTTCGGGTGCTGGTATGTGGTGGGGATGGCACTGTGGGCTGGGTGCTCACTGCCCTAGAGGAGACAAGGCACCATCTTGCTTGCCCGGAGCCATCTGTGGCCATCCTACCTCTGGGAACAG GGAATGACCTTGGCCGAGTCCTCCGCTGGGGGGCAGGCTATAGTGGTGAGGACCCATTCTCCATGTTGGTGTCTGTGGATGAGGCTGATTCTGTGCTTATGGACCGCTGGACCATTCTCCTGGATGCCCGTGAGACTGGTAGTATGGAGAACAGTGTGGTGGACACAGAGCCCCCCAAG ATTGTTCAGATGAGTAACTACTGTGGCATTGGTATCGACGCAGAGCTCAGCCTAGACTTCCACCTGGCACGGGAGGAGGAGCCTGGCAAGTTCACAAGCAG GTTCCACAACAAgggtgtgtatgtgcgtgtaggGCTGCAGAAGATCAGCCACTCTCGCAGCCTGCATAAAGAGATCCGACTGCAGGTGGAGCAACAGGAAGTGGAGCTGCCCAGTATTGAGGGCCTCATCTTCATCAACATCCCCAG CTGGGGTTCAGGGGCTGACCTGTGGGGCTCTGACAGTGACTCAAGATTTGAGAAACCGCGCATGGACGACGGGCTTTTGGAGGTGGTGGGTGTGACAGGTGTCATGCACATG GGACAGGTACAGGGTGGGTTGCGCTCAGGAATCCGCATCGCCCAGGGCTCCTACTTCCGTGTCACTCTCCTCAAGGCTATTCCAGTGCAGGTGGatggtgagccctgggttcaggcCCCGGGGCACATGATCATCTCTGCTGCTGGCCCTAAG GTTCACATGCTGAGGAAAGCCAAGCAGAAGCCCAAGAAGGCTGGAGCCATCAAAGATACCCGAGTGGACAACTTGCCTGTTCCTGAGGGCAACACTAAGTAG